A single window of Hyla sarda isolate aHylSar1 chromosome 2, aHylSar1.hap1, whole genome shotgun sequence DNA harbors:
- the LOC130356628 gene encoding olfactory receptor 2AP1-like: MTNQSITSEIVLVGFPSLPVRFYLPVSLIMFLVYISSLSANGTVILLIILKESLHKPMYMAIANLAASDLLFDTITLPKIIATYWFEDGTMPFSACLFQVFWVHFLGTLDAFILMVMAMDRYIAISRPLHYSTIISNKQMVVACTLCLFVSSIAGLIVIFMLLTLEFTCGRTRINSCFCSSNSIYGLACGDVTFVRRVVLGTAMVVLLLPLSFIVFSYTAIIWILHSLTLLKNGQKAFYTCTTHLLVIAIYYIPRLFVYITNQTKLILNADVNVLILCLYTFLPHVANPIIYCLWTKEIGQIIKTILKRRTQPKIT, encoded by the coding sequence ATGACAAACCAGTCTATAACTTCTGAAATTGTGCTGGTGGGTTTCCCGAGTCTCCCGGTCAGGTTCTACCTTCCTGTATCCCTCATAATGTTTTTGGTCTACATCTCCTCCCTATCTGCCAATGGCACAGTGATCCTGTTGATCATTCTAAAGGAAAGCCTACATAAGCCGATGTACATGGCCATCGCCAATCTGGCAGCTTCCGATCTTCTGTTTGATACAATCACATTGCCTAAAATTATTGCTACGTATTGGTTTGAGGACGGGACAATGCCCTTCTCTGCCTGTCTCTTCCAAGTCTTCTGGGTCCATTTTCTGGGGACTCTCGATGCATTCATACTCATGGTGATGGCCATGGACCGTTATATCGCCATTTCTAGGCCTCTTCATTACTCCACCATAATCTCCAACAAACAGATGGTGGTAGCCTGTACTTTATGTCTTTTTGTATCATCCATTGCAGGTTTAATAGTTATTTTTATGCTTCTTACTCTTGAATTTACTTGTGGTCGGACAAGAATCAATAGCTGTTTTTGTTCCAGCAACAGCATCTATGGTTTGGCTTGTGGAGATGTCACTTTCGTCAGACGGGTGGTTTTGGGCACAGCTATGGTAGTCCTACTCCTACCTTTAAGTTTCATTGTGTTCTCCTACACTGCTATAATATGGATCTTGCATTCCTTGACCCTCTTGAAAAATGGTCAAAAGGCGTTTTATACCTGCACCACCCATCTCTTAGTCATTGCTATATACTACATCCCTAGACTTTTTGTTTATATAACAAACCAAACTAAATTAATCCTTAATGCCGATGTCAATGTTTTGATCCTTTGCCTGTATACGTTCTTACCCCACGTGGCCAACCCTATAATATATTGTCTATGGACCAAGGAAATAGGGCAGATAATCAAAACAATCCTTAAGAGGCGCACACAACCCAAAATTACTTAA